GCAGGGTACAATGGAAGGCTTAAACTGTTATGTGATTAATAACAATACAACAGATGATCATTATGGTAAAGATAGCTAGTAATTACATTGCACACGGAATCTATCTTTTCATTCCTCTTACATCACTGGAGAAGGATaggaaaataagaaaataaaagcaACCACGGAAGTAACgaaaaccaaggatggaaatgAAATGAAATCTGAGATTGTTACAGGTGCAGGGAAGTATCAACATCTGTTTCATTGTGGCGAACTGAGCCATTGTCTCTGGGCTCGTTAGGCCACAGGCTCATTGAGAGTGAGATCTCAAGGTCCTCGAATTGAGTGCGATTGCCTTGTGTATCAAGCTGTTGGGATGGAGGAGCTTGGAGAGGCTGGGAAGGACGGATCAAATCCGGATGAAAGAACCACTTGGGTTGCTCACAGTAGGCACCCGGGCTTGGGCGATCCCCATCAGCTGCAGGCACTCTTATGAGCTCTCTTTCTTCCCTCATCTCTTTGACTCTCTGTAGTTGCCTGAATCTCTCCTGCAGGAGGGCAATGGAAGAGTGGACAATCGGGTCATTGTTTTGCCTCCCCATGATGCCAGTGTGAACTGAGACTCCAAAGCACAGTAGCTTGGTGGATGAGAGATGTTGGGATTGATGGGAGTGTCTTTGGTCTTAAGGATCTATCTGAGGGATGGCCGTGCCTATTATTTATAGGGAATGGATGGTGTCCTCTTGCatttattttatatgattttgtgCCCTTTGATTGTTCCTGGATGATGTCAATGAGAGAGGAGAATCAACTGAGGAGCTGCTACGGCCAAGAAGGAAAGGCTCTGGGGGCTATCTAAGGAGTTGGGTTAGTGGATGGGAGCAGGAGTAAAGCCACTTTTTGAAAGGGAGATAGGGGTGGGAGCATAGTCCAAGGGAGGGTGGAGGTTAGCATTTGGAGTCGGGTTTGGAGGAGAATATGAAGTTGTGTGATGGGTTTGTCGCCTGCTCCTTGCCTTAAAGAAATGACCTTTTAGTGGGTTTCGGAGGAAAGAGTTATCATCCCTTTTGTTTCTTTCGTTGTTTAGTCCAGTAAAATGTCCTGGACTGACTGAATGACCCAAATGAACCGATCCAGACTGGAGCTTGGACAGTGGTTTGCAATCTAGTCTGAACCATTGCTTTTATAACAGCATCTTTGTTTCACAGTACGGCATCCGCATCCTGGGACCCAAATATTCTGGagaagatctaaaagaaaattctgTATTGCTAAAGTATGCTCTGTAATTtctagctctttttttttttccttcttttttttttttgtgtgatggAAGTTTCGTGGAACCAAACTAAAATGCACC
This genomic window from Elaeis guineensis isolate ETL-2024a chromosome 13, EG11, whole genome shotgun sequence contains:
- the LOC140853124 gene encoding uncharacterized protein — translated: MGRQNNDPIVHSSIALLQERFRQLQRVKEMREERELIRVPAADGDRPSPGAYCEQPKWFFHPDLIRPSQPLQAPPSQQLDTQGNRTQFEDLEISLSMSLWPNEPRDNGSVRHNETDVDTSLHL